DNA from Triticum aestivum cultivar Chinese Spring chromosome 7D, IWGSC CS RefSeq v2.1, whole genome shotgun sequence:
ctattagtgactttggagtgactctttgttgcatgttgagggattgttatatgatctaattatgttatcattgttgagagaacttgcactagtgaaagtatgaaccctaggccttgtttcaaagcattgcaataccgtttctgctcacttttatcgcttgctaccttgctgtttttatattttcagattaaaaatacccatatctaccatccatattgcacttctatcaccatctcttcgccgaactagtgcaaccactactagaaaaagggctatagatgggattgacactaatggcgcaccaaacaagcggtgcgccattagtatatactaatggcgcaccaccttctgatacgccattagagttgaaactactaatggcgcaccaggcgcagggtgcgccattagtatcaaattttttttaactagtgcgcctgtccaaacatactaatggcgcatccagacacagtgcgccattactagttgtaactagtaatggcgcacctggcccagggtgcgccattagtatcaaatttttttttaactagtgcgcctgtccaaacatactaatggcgcatccagacacagtgcgccattactagttgtaactagtaatggcgcacctgtcccagggtgcgccattagtatcaatttttttttaactagtgcgcctgtccaaacatactaatggcgcatccagacacagtgcgccattactagttgtaactagtaatggcgcacctggcccagggtgcgccattagtatcaattttttttaactagtgcgcctgtccaaacatactaatggcacaccacctgaaggtgcaccattagtaactagTGCACCTTTCCTCTATCCTCTTCTCCCCTAAATAACCCCGCCGTACCGCTCTGCCATGGCCGCCGCCACACTCcgctccgccctcctctcctcctgcgccctccgccggctcgcctccgcctccgcgccgCGCGCCCCCCGCCTCGCCCAGCCCAAGGTCTCTGGGCGAACTGATATACTAGATCGTCGCGCTTCTCGCACTCGCGCTCACGGTTTCTGATCGGGGTTCTGCAGGTGCAGGGGTTCGCCCGGGCTCGCCGGTCCTACCCGGCGGCGTTCGCCGCCTCCGCCATGTCGACGTCGTCGGGGGCCAAGGAGGCGCCGGCCAACAACCCGGGCCTGCAGGCCGAGGTCGACCCCGCCACCAAGGGCTACTTCATGCAGCAGACAGTAAGCCGATCCTTCTCGTTTCCTGCTTCGTTTTAGCTGCCGATTGAGCGGGCATGCGTGGTATTGGATTCGAGTTTGCGCCTCCGTGGGTTTGATCTGTGGAGTGGAAGGGAGTTTTGTGGCTGGATTTGGCCGAAGCAATCTGTCGAACAGTTGGTGGTCCGTACATGCTTGCTGTGGCAGGTTATAGAATTGGGAGAAAACAACACTTACCGAGGACTAAGTGATGGGTGTTGTTAGTTCCATGTGATAATTTCGAGCAGGGTTGTTGGTTTTGCAGCTGCAGTGTCAACTTAGCATCCCACTCTGTTTGGCCCAGTATTGCCGCTGTGCATATGTTTTATTACTGCACCACGTATGGTATGGAGTTGTTTCTGTGGAATGCTGGAAACtgtgtgtatgtgtaggatatgcAATTCATCGTAGGCTTTCACGGGGTTACATTTTCGACAGGGCTGCTTTCAATGCTTTGCAATAGGCTCAGGAAATTCTTAGTGTTAATGCACCAGGCCATGAAACTTCATTTGTTCTGCAATTGGTCGAACAGTCGGTGGACCAGCTTGTTACTAGCAGTATTTCAGGTTGTCCCAGTCGGTTGCTGTTGCCATAATGAAttattttctctcttctttttttttgtcCCAGCTTGTACACTAAATCCACTTTACTAAAGATTTTTTTGGCCAATTCTTTAGGCTTCCTTGGTAGTGTAGATTCAAGaaaattttataaaatttattcattCTTTCTTCACTTTTTTTTATTTGTATGTTCTCTACTGTTGAGTTAATTTAGTTGCAACCATAACAAGTATGCTCTGTATTCAGTTCAGCTAACAATTTTTGTAGTTATTGTTAAAATAAACTGCTTTTTTAAGTAAGGGAAAATGTTCCCATTGTTTTATTTCattaaccatatatatatatatagaaaattTATTCTAATTTGTTGTCCTTAATTGCCGAAGGAGCCTTTTTTGGGTACATGCTACGCAATTTTCATATGTATAACTGTAATGAACATACAATACTGGAAAATTTTATCTGTGAGTTGCATGACGATAATGTTAGATCCCTTACCATTTTTAACTTTGTATGCATGAACAGATGAACACTCAATACAGTAATTTTCATATTTGGGAGGTGTAATTTTTAAAACTAGTGACAATGGGAAATCCTTATCGGTGTTCTTTTATGTCTTATCTAGTTAACATAACATAGTGTTAGTTGGAGAACCCATGATAGAAGAGGTGTAATAACGGTGGTGTAGAGTGTGTGTGTGTTCAGCATCGATGTGGCCTTGTGTTGAGCTGTAGGCTATATAAGCCAGTCTGTACCTAGAGAATGGTTAAGCTGAACAAATTGAGAGAAATCTACCAATTAGCCTCCTACTCTCAGttattcctcttcttctccaagccTTCGTGTTTACTATCTTCATCGCGTCTTGGCAGATCGCCAATGGCAACGGGGTGCTAAATGAAGTAAATCCTTATATTAATACAACACTTTTGGTCTGTTAGCTATAGTCAGTTAAAGAACTCCCCAGATTTTTGGTTCATAGTTTCTCACCCTTTATCAAAATCTGAGACGGTTGACAAATAATGATTGTCATGTCATCTAATTCCGTATTGAAATAGCATTCTCTGTTTCAACTAAATGTTGCGAAACGGGTCTGGGTTGTTGGTACAATCACACTTTTTTCATTAGCTGGCTGAACAATTTGTGACCACAAATTTATCTTTTAGCTTGAGTTTGCCCTGGAATGTTAAGGGACTCACAAATCTTAGAGTGCCAGTAGTATCAATTGTCATGCACAACAAAACCTTTTTTTTTCATAACTCCCCTCAGTAATATTTAATGGTTGGTTATGTGCTTCTTCTAATCTACTTCCACAGTATCAGCAATCTTCGCAATCGTGCAGACAAAAGCAAGCGGTTGCCTCCAATTTACAAGGTTTCAAAAACTGTATATGCATCCCCTAGCCGTGTAAATTTCCGCCTTGATCAAAGAAAGGTAATTTTTTTTCTGGCATCATCTTTTCAGAGAGACTGCCTTTCAATATAAATAATCTGTCGTAACTCACATCCCTTTAATAGGCTGTAGAGACAGTACCTGCATATCCGAACATTTATTTCTCAGTTGATGACTTCGATGATCCTTTTGATGCTGTGGTGAGTTCTGATTTACTTCTCCCAAAAATTACATAACATTGTGTTCTGGCAATACTTTGCAAATATTGTAGATGCCTGCGGTTTTATCACTGATGTTCCGTGGTTTTCCTTCAGATGGCTTTGACCATATACTTTCTAAGTTAACCATAAAGAGTAAAGTGATCTTGTAAATTTGAGCAGGTTTTGTCAGACCCAGAACACTGCTATTGTGTGATTCTCAATGCGCATGATGGGGCAGCATTTCCTGAAGAAAGCGAATCAAGCAATGTCGGTTCAAATATACAATCTGGGATCAACTCTGGGAGCAGTGGAGAGAACCCACCAAAGGTTCACTCTCTTCCTAAATGAAGgtttcatcgtgatgaccgcagctctcttctatgtgatggtagtttagatgatcgatatcgacttgtaatgtgaagacaaactcgcggtctcgagacttgtaatataatgttctatctttgttcggtcttttcaattcggagactaatatgatgaattgtattcggagactaaaatgatgaattgtattcagagactaatcttctattgtattcgatgaatctgttgttgatgtgtgctgtctatattttgtccaattatacattttgtaaccggtgcaaaaaacagaaaataaaaaaataaaaaaaacctaatattcatactaatggcgcatcacatcatagtgcgccattagtatgccgaagttactaatggcgcatccagttgtggtgcgccattagtatgccaaagcacctgggtatagatggccccctgggaggcatactaatggcgcactgttgtatatactaatggcgcatctggggtgcgccattagtaaaatatactaatggcgtgctactaatggcgcaccactcatgcgccattaatagccaaattaggtgcgccattagtaggccttttcctagtagtgaattatacaatttaccactgtattgggtgtgttggggacacaagagactctttgttatttggttgcagagttgtttgagagagaccatcttcatcctacgcctcccacagattgataaaccttaggtcatccacttgagggaaatttgctactgtcctacaaacctctgcacttggaggcccaacaacgtctacaagaagaaggttgtgtagtagacatcaagctcttttctggcaccgttgccggggaggttagtgcttgaaggtatatctttacatcttgcaatcgaaacttgttgtttcttgttttatcactagtttagtctataaaagaaaactacaaaaaaatggaattgaggttgcctcatatgcttcatctttttaatgtcttccgtgaaaataaggattccaataattgtgccaaagtgttagaagaagaatgcaataaaatgtttggcatacaatctttgaatgatgagcatgattgcaatgttgttagtatgaactctttgtatatccatagtactaatgatgattgcactagtaatgataaaaatgtctcttataagcatgtcaatttttgtggagtgcatagagcttgcaagcacacatcaaatagggaagatagattttgcaagaggcataagtatttagaaactaaatggttgcaatagaggctagatgcttgtgatgaaaatttaaaatttctttgccatccttgtgaactttgcaatgaacgtgatcatttaaatctccaatgcaaattgtttcatgatcgaatcatgtccaaaaattgtgatgacttgatttcccttgcgcatcataatgaacttagtttgcttgtgagTTATGaacaaatgaaacgtataactaatgatcttccagaatttgtcctggataaagttcttgattttgatctagaggaaatttatatgtattgtgcagtgaattgcattgaaaatccttatattgccaattatataaagacaagaaaacaaatagaagatgaagagaatactaatgaaagggaagagatttcccaatatcctcctattctttcttatgatgtcaggtaacgaggaggagctttttattcaaccaatctcattaataagtagctccaaaaagaggattaaacccacacatgatgcgaagaagaaaaagaaaagacgtagaagcaaaggtaaaacggtatccctcccaaatgatgttgctcctattactcattgtgatgatgataattgctatactattggtgctatccatactattaatgatgagagtgattatgcttatgatatgaaaaggcccaagcttggggatgctatgtttgatgagaatggcatgtttgagaatttatttgctacaattaatgtttgtcccaagcttggggatgctatgtttaatgaagatgatatttttagtctcccaagttttgatgagcaaatttattatgatgatagcatgccccctatttatgatgattatattgatgaaagtgggtttggaagagtgtcaactttaggaagtaatgatcccactattttggaggatgttgaatattattgtgataattataaatgtggatttggagaggtcatgactttatttagtaatgattccactatcttggaagaggtttcaattgattatgatgagaacaaagttgctacttatgatgattattgtgatgatacttatgttataaaaagtagtgatgattatatttacaaacttgtcatgattatgattaccctttttctgaacattattctttaatgtggaaacaatttatagtattcgagttt
Protein-coding regions in this window:
- the LOC123164259 gene encoding uncharacterized protein isoform X1, which translates into the protein MVGYVLLLIYFHSISNLRNRADKSKRLPPIYKVSKTVYASPSRVNFRLDQRKAVETVPAYPNIYFSVDDFDDPFDAVVLSDPEHCYCVILNAHDGAAFPEESESSNVGSNIQSGINSGSSGENPPKVHSLPK
- the LOC123164259 gene encoding uncharacterized protein isoform X2; its protein translation is MAAATLRSALLSSCALRRLASASAPRAPRLAQPKVQGFARARRSYPAAFAASAMSTSSGAKEAPANNPGLQAEVDPATKGYFMQQTYQQSSQSCRQKQAVASNLQGFKNCICIP